Proteins found in one Paenibacillus borealis genomic segment:
- a CDS encoding TetR-like C-terminal domain-containing protein yields the protein MKEENPLVPGPYLAAYMGTAIIGVIQQWLESGTKESPLEIGSHPNDHFG from the coding sequence ATGAAGGAAGAAAATCCACTTGTTCCAGGACCATATTTAGCTGCTTATATGGGAACTGCAATCATAGGAGTCATTCAGCAATGGTTGGAAAGCGGTACGAAAGAATCTCCTCTTGAAATTGGCTCGCATCCTAACGACCATTTCGGTTAA
- a CDS encoding LURP-one-related/scramblase family protein has product MTELFIKQKVFSLSEKFTVKNQQEQDVYYVEGSFMRIPKTFSIMNTADEEVALITKKVFSFLPKFFVEVGGREVLTIKKEFSFLKARYTIDSADIEVRGNWWDMDFQVIQRGAVIGEVNKKWFTWGDSYSVQVLKEEMEAIIIAIVVAIDCVKADHAAASQQ; this is encoded by the coding sequence ATGACGGAGCTTTTTATTAAGCAGAAGGTATTCAGTCTAAGCGAGAAATTTACGGTGAAGAATCAGCAGGAGCAGGATGTCTATTATGTAGAAGGCAGCTTTATGCGGATTCCTAAGACATTCTCCATTATGAATACAGCGGATGAGGAAGTCGCACTGATTACCAAGAAGGTATTCAGCTTTTTACCGAAGTTTTTTGTGGAGGTGGGCGGCCGGGAGGTGCTCACGATTAAGAAGGAATTTTCATTCCTGAAAGCACGCTATACGATAGATTCGGCTGACATTGAGGTGCGCGGGAACTGGTGGGACATGGATTTCCAGGTCATCCAGCGCGGAGCCGTCATAGGTGAAGTCAACAAGAAGTGGTTCACTTGGGGCGATAGCTACAGTGTTCAAGTATTAAAGGAGGAGATGGAAGCCATCATTATCGCGATTGTGGTCGCCATTGATTGTGTGAAGGCTGACCATGCCGCGGCTTCCCAGCAGTAG
- a CDS encoding helix-turn-helix domain-containing protein, whose product MDEIDESKQLVLQIGSALKRYRKEKNMSLDDLAESTGVSKLTLGNIERGETNPTLAIIWKISKGISLPLLALFKTEDPVSLYRAGEGLRFSNDQKNWSIEPVFKNAGSDIEMCRAYLQPNSSYHPEGHHVNTTEIATVMTGSIEIQVNGERYTLNQYDTISFRADSPHSYTNNSNSETVLHIALKYGF is encoded by the coding sequence ATGGATGAAATCGATGAATCGAAACAACTTGTTTTGCAAATTGGCAGTGCCTTGAAAAGGTACAGAAAAGAAAAAAACATGAGTCTGGATGACTTAGCGGAATCAACGGGTGTAAGCAAGCTTACTCTGGGTAATATCGAACGCGGCGAGACAAATCCAACGTTGGCGATAATATGGAAAATTTCAAAAGGCATTTCTTTACCGCTGTTGGCTTTGTTCAAAACAGAAGATCCGGTTAGCTTGTACCGGGCAGGCGAAGGACTCCGGTTTTCTAATGATCAAAAGAACTGGAGCATAGAACCTGTCTTTAAAAATGCAGGCAGCGATATTGAAATGTGCCGGGCTTACTTACAGCCTAATAGTTCGTACCACCCTGAAGGTCATCATGTGAATACAACTGAAATTGCAACTGTAATGACGGGTTCTATTGAAATTCAAGTGAATGGAGAGCGTTACACCTTGAATCAATATGATACGATCAGTTTTCGTGCAGATAGCCCTCACTCTTATACCAATAATTCGAATAGCGAAACCGTACTCCATATAGCCTTGAAATACGGTTTCTAA
- a CDS encoding MGH1-like glycoside hydrolase domain-containing protein codes for MAFLNVYTANKFVSENVFLSEIPENEELPLFKEIKQSLPQPFWNENELAIECYWKAWELAFNNLRKPTSENGFITNYIDTAFNNLLFMWDSCFILLFAKYGNRVFNFQKTLDNLYSKQHKDGFISRVINEMNGQDRFHRFDPVSTGPNILPFSEWEYYLNFGDKDRLKRVFPVLVGYHKWLREFRTWRDGSYWSSGWGCGMDNQPRLEKMYHVGFSHGHMVWSDTCFQQLLSAKLILSMSDEIGRRHEVPEFEEEIKYLSDFVNSTLWDEKSSYYYDLWKNNELNHVKSIGGYWALLADVVPESKKEGFISHLTNEKEFNRPHPIPSLSADHPEYREDAGYWRGGVWAPMNYMVLKGLSKSGYNALAHDIGVRHLEAVVKVYEDTGTLWENYSAEKALPGVPAKPDFVGWTGLSPIAILFEYIFGLKPDVPNSKLEWDVRLLDAHGISQYPFGKEGILDLSCEGRKSTDERPVIRATSNIPVTILVKWEKGKEYIELGK; via the coding sequence ATGGCTTTTTTGAATGTTTATACTGCAAACAAGTTTGTTAGTGAAAATGTTTTTTTAAGTGAGATACCGGAAAATGAGGAATTGCCACTTTTTAAAGAGATAAAGCAGTCTCTTCCCCAACCTTTTTGGAATGAAAACGAGTTGGCCATTGAATGTTATTGGAAAGCATGGGAACTGGCATTTAATAATCTCAGAAAGCCTACATCGGAAAATGGTTTTATAACAAACTACATCGATACTGCCTTCAATAATTTACTATTCATGTGGGATTCATGTTTTATTTTACTTTTTGCGAAGTATGGAAACCGCGTTTTCAATTTCCAAAAAACCTTAGATAACTTGTATTCAAAGCAGCATAAAGATGGATTTATTTCAAGAGTAATTAATGAAATGAATGGTCAAGATAGATTTCACCGATTTGATCCTGTTAGTACAGGACCAAACATTTTGCCATTTTCAGAGTGGGAATACTACTTGAATTTTGGTGATAAGGATCGTCTAAAGAGAGTGTTTCCGGTATTGGTAGGGTATCATAAGTGGCTTAGAGAATTTAGGACATGGAGAGATGGGAGCTACTGGTCTTCAGGATGGGGATGCGGCATGGATAATCAACCAAGGCTGGAGAAAATGTATCATGTGGGTTTTTCACATGGACATATGGTTTGGTCGGATACATGTTTCCAACAGTTGCTTAGTGCAAAATTAATCTTGAGCATGAGTGATGAAATTGGCAGACGGCATGAGGTGCCGGAATTTGAAGAAGAGATCAAGTATCTTTCTGATTTTGTAAATAGTACGCTTTGGGATGAAAAAAGCTCTTATTATTATGATCTTTGGAAAAACAATGAACTTAATCATGTAAAATCAATTGGAGGCTATTGGGCATTACTTGCCGATGTTGTTCCTGAGAGCAAGAAGGAAGGGTTTATTTCTCACCTGACTAATGAAAAAGAATTTAATCGCCCTCACCCCATTCCTTCCCTTTCTGCAGATCATCCTGAATATAGAGAGGATGCCGGCTATTGGAGAGGAGGAGTTTGGGCACCAATGAATTATATGGTATTGAAAGGTTTATCTAAATCTGGGTATAACGCACTTGCTCATGATATAGGAGTGAGACATTTAGAAGCCGTCGTAAAGGTATATGAAGATACAGGAACTCTCTGGGAAAACTATTCTGCGGAAAAAGCGCTTCCGGGAGTCCCTGCAAAACCTGATTTTGTTGGATGGACAGGACTTTCTCCAATTGCAATTCTTTTTGAATATATTTTTGGTCTTAAGCCTGATGTGCCTAATTCAAAGTTAGAATGGGATGTAAGACTTCTGGATGCTCATGGAATATCTCAATATCCTTTTGGAAAAGAAGGGATATTAGATTTAAGTTGTGAAGGACGAAAATCTACAGATGAAAGGCCTGTTATTAGGGCTACCTCCAATATACCAGTTACTATTTTGGTGAAATGGGAAAAGGGTAAAGAATACATTGAACTTGGAAAATGA
- a CDS encoding CynX/NimT family MFS transporter: MPNKKILSSSIGLLILGIIIIAANLRAPLTSVGPLVSLIRDDVHISNTLAGLLTTVPLLTFALLSPLVPKLGRRYGVELLILIALIFLTVGIVIRSLSGAANLYIGTAILGFAIAVCNVLLPSLIKRNFPDKIGSMTGIFAISMSLSGAVASGISVPLAANAGLKWQGSLGIWGILSFISILCWLPQMRNHTKQTTLTGQQHAGNDVNVWRSPLAWQVTLFMGTQSMIFYVLIAWLPEILQQQGIDLKQSGWYLSIMQLALLPFTFIVPVIAGRMSNQRSLVVITTILLLTGTLGMLYGSSNIILLWIIILGIGGGFAFSLSMMFFGLRTHNAHQAAELSGMAQSVGYLLAAIGPALIGYLHDATNSWNLPLFILLGATVLLFAAGIGAARNRYIESGQVTIVNVSHKDVQQT; this comes from the coding sequence ATGCCGAACAAAAAAATCTTATCATCATCTATCGGGCTGTTAATACTCGGCATTATCATTATTGCAGCTAATTTACGTGCTCCCTTAACCTCAGTCGGTCCTTTAGTAAGTCTTATTAGGGATGACGTTCATATTTCCAATACTTTAGCCGGCCTCTTAACAACGGTACCTTTGCTAACCTTTGCTTTATTATCGCCTCTAGTCCCAAAACTGGGACGGAGGTATGGAGTAGAGCTTTTAATTTTGATTGCCCTGATTTTTTTGACTGTTGGTATTGTAATACGTTCTTTATCTGGCGCTGCCAATCTGTATATAGGAACAGCAATTCTCGGATTCGCTATTGCTGTTTGTAATGTATTATTACCGAGTCTAATCAAACGTAATTTTCCTGACAAAATCGGTTCCATGACTGGTATTTTTGCAATTTCAATGAGTTTATCCGGAGCCGTCGCATCGGGAATCAGTGTACCGCTAGCCGCGAATGCTGGTTTGAAATGGCAGGGGTCCTTGGGAATATGGGGAATCCTAAGCTTTATATCAATTCTCTGCTGGTTACCTCAAATGAGAAATCATACGAAGCAAACAACCCTGACGGGTCAACAGCATGCTGGCAATGATGTGAATGTCTGGCGTTCACCACTTGCGTGGCAGGTGACGCTGTTTATGGGTACGCAGTCCATGATTTTCTATGTATTGATCGCTTGGTTGCCTGAAATTCTACAACAGCAAGGCATTGACTTAAAGCAATCAGGATGGTATCTCTCAATTATGCAATTAGCGCTGCTTCCCTTTACCTTTATTGTCCCTGTTATAGCCGGGCGTATGTCAAACCAGCGTTCCCTGGTGGTCATCACAACCATTTTACTTTTGACAGGAACGCTAGGAATGCTTTATGGAAGCTCCAATATCATTTTGTTGTGGATCATAATACTCGGAATTGGCGGAGGCTTCGCCTTTAGCTTATCCATGATGTTTTTCGGGTTACGTACTCATAACGCGCATCAGGCAGCAGAACTGTCAGGCATGGCACAATCCGTCGGATACCTTCTTGCCGCAATCGGCCCTGCCCTTATCGGTTATCTGCATGATGCGACTAATAGCTGGAACCTGCCCCTTTTCATTCTGCTTGGAGCCACGGTCTTACTTTTCGCAGCCGGTATAGGAGCAGCAAGAAACCGTTATATAGAGTCAGGTCAAGTCACCATAGTTAATGTAAGCCACAAGGATGTACAGCAAACCTAA
- a CDS encoding LysR family transcriptional regulator, with the protein MQVNLEWYRVFYWIARTGSLSRAADHLHITQPAVSHTVKQLEASLGGQLFLRTPKGIILTKEGEVLLHYLEQAFNFVDIGEKALAEMNNLNSGEIAIGASDTLCKYFLLPYLEQFHARHPRVRIRVTNRTTPETITLLKEGKIDFGIVSLPASDKQVDFYESIPIQDCLVGGKEFQYLAAESPLPVEDLHQYPLLILEPGSSTRRYLDHYAASCGVKLEPEFELGSVDLLVQFASSGFGLAFVVRNYITEELRSGKLFEIPLNPPLPERRIGIATLRGVPLSSATRTFLELLPRMT; encoded by the coding sequence ATGCAGGTCAATTTGGAATGGTATCGTGTCTTTTATTGGATTGCCAGAACAGGAAGCTTATCGCGGGCAGCAGATCATCTGCATATCACTCAACCGGCTGTCAGCCATACCGTTAAACAGCTGGAGGCCTCCCTTGGGGGACAACTGTTCTTACGCACTCCCAAGGGAATCATCTTGACCAAGGAAGGCGAGGTATTGCTGCATTACCTGGAGCAGGCTTTCAATTTCGTTGATATCGGAGAAAAGGCCCTTGCTGAGATGAATAACTTAAACAGCGGGGAAATTGCCATCGGGGCAAGTGACACGTTGTGCAAATATTTCTTGTTGCCGTATCTGGAGCAGTTCCATGCCCGGCACCCCCGGGTCAGAATCCGGGTCACGAACCGGACGACACCAGAGACAATAACGCTGCTTAAGGAAGGGAAAATCGACTTCGGTATAGTCAGCCTGCCTGCATCTGACAAACAGGTCGATTTCTATGAGAGCATACCGATCCAGGACTGTCTTGTCGGAGGGAAGGAATTTCAGTACCTGGCGGCAGAAAGCCCGCTTCCCGTCGAAGACCTCCATCAATATCCCCTGCTGATCCTGGAGCCGGGAAGCAGCACAAGACGTTATCTGGATCATTATGCCGCTTCATGTGGAGTGAAGCTGGAGCCTGAATTCGAGCTGGGAAGCGTGGATCTTCTCGTGCAATTCGCCAGCAGCGGATTTGGTCTTGCTTTTGTCGTGCGGAATTACATCACTGAGGAGCTGAGGTCCGGTAAGCTCTTTGAAATTCCCTTGAATCCTCCGTTACCTGAACGGCGGATCGGGATCGCGACGCTGCGGGGAGTCCCGCTGTCTTCGGCGACCCGTACTTTCTTGGAGCTATTACCTAGAATGACCTGA
- a CDS encoding methyl-accepting chemotaxis protein, with the protein MKLTIRMKLLMGFLVVVALLAFVSTYALNQIYGMSQTSEEIDQEWMPSVSLLGMMNGDVSDVERLALAVIVETDPNEIAKTNEALEQLKVKIEDERKQLITLIEGSEEALTMYDTFSTNYDAYLEKMPAFIEFGLANNFGEASKLHTEAYPLWYTANDTLAQLIAMGSDLSGQATKDSLSEANRAFIIILVVTIISFLIALFIAFFIASMISRPIQKMNASALLIANGDLTGETITLKNKDELGTLAASFNTMTGNLRAMIQSVSMTSEQVAASSEELLASAEQNTRASEQISETVEELAVGTSDQVSMVKNSSQAMSEMATGSEQIAHLAQNVSVLAIDAANQSAEGNKIIRQAVEQMGSVRTSISSLTELVTSLGERSAEIGSITGVINTIANQTNLLALNAAIEAARAGEHGRGFAVVAGEVRKLAEESSISAQKITDLVQLIQNDTNHAVLAVKVNSSETEAGIEIVTAAGQAFEHISEAVNKVADEIQEVSAGSEEMSASTDEVVRYIEQISSIAGEASGGVHNVSAATEEQLASMEEITAAAESLSKMAEELQGQINKFKV; encoded by the coding sequence ATGAAGTTGACGATTCGCATGAAATTATTGATGGGGTTTCTGGTTGTGGTTGCACTGCTCGCCTTCGTAAGCACCTATGCCTTAAATCAGATTTATGGTATGTCCCAAACTTCCGAGGAAATCGATCAGGAGTGGATGCCGAGCGTCAGTTTACTTGGCATGATGAATGGTGACGTTTCAGATGTGGAGCGTCTGGCTCTTGCAGTTATCGTTGAGACGGATCCCAATGAAATTGCGAAGACGAATGAAGCTTTGGAGCAGCTCAAAGTCAAGATTGAGGATGAGCGCAAACAGCTGATTACACTCATTGAGGGCAGTGAAGAAGCGTTGACAATGTATGATACCTTCAGCACCAACTATGATGCCTATTTGGAGAAAATGCCTGCATTTATCGAATTTGGATTAGCTAACAACTTTGGGGAAGCCAGCAAGCTGCATACAGAGGCTTACCCGTTATGGTATACAGCCAATGATACACTCGCTCAGTTAATTGCCATGGGCAGCGATTTATCGGGACAGGCTACAAAAGATTCACTGTCCGAGGCAAATCGTGCATTCATTATCATTTTGGTGGTGACGATTATTTCCTTCCTGATCGCCTTATTTATTGCCTTCTTCATTGCAAGTATGATCTCAAGACCCATCCAGAAAATGAATGCTTCGGCGTTGCTTATAGCGAACGGGGATCTAACCGGTGAAACCATCACGCTTAAAAACAAGGATGAGCTCGGTACATTGGCAGCCTCCTTCAATACCATGACAGGTAACTTGCGTGCGATGATTCAATCCGTCTCCATGACTTCTGAGCAGGTAGCCGCTTCTTCGGAAGAATTGCTGGCGAGTGCAGAGCAAAATACGAGAGCCTCCGAGCAAATCTCCGAAACGGTCGAGGAATTGGCTGTGGGTACCTCTGATCAGGTGAGCATGGTGAAAAATTCCTCCCAGGCCATGAGCGAGATGGCCACCGGATCAGAACAAATTGCACATCTTGCGCAGAATGTATCCGTATTGGCTATAGATGCCGCGAATCAATCGGCTGAAGGCAATAAGATTATCCGGCAGGCCGTGGAACAAATGGGCTCTGTCCGGACTTCTATATCGTCACTGACCGAGCTCGTTACCAGCCTGGGAGAACGTTCTGCAGAGATTGGCAGTATTACCGGGGTCATCAATACTATCGCAAATCAAACCAATCTGCTCGCATTGAATGCAGCTATTGAGGCTGCACGTGCAGGTGAACATGGCCGGGGTTTCGCCGTTGTTGCCGGAGAAGTACGTAAACTGGCCGAGGAATCCTCCATATCTGCGCAGAAAATCACGGATCTGGTACAGCTCATTCAGAATGATACGAACCATGCGGTACTGGCTGTGAAAGTAAACAGCAGTGAAACCGAAGCCGGAATTGAGATTGTTACTGCAGCGGGACAAGCATTTGAGCATATCTCCGAAGCGGTAAACAAGGTCGCTGATGAAATTCAGGAGGTATCTGCCGGATCGGAAGAAATGTCAGCCAGCACGGATGAAGTGGTCCGGTATATTGAGCAGATTTCCAGTATTGCCGGGGAAGCATCCGGAGGGGTTCATAATGTATCTGCTGCAACCGAGGAACAGCTTGCTTCCATGGAAGAGATTACAGCGGCAGCAGAATCCCTCTCCAAGATGGCAGAAGAACTGCAGGGACAGATTAATAAATTTAAAGTGTAG
- a CDS encoding magnesium transporter CorA family protein yields MLTAYRTSRDGTLGIRPSFEKNSWINMTAPSKEEINEVSLFYNIPIEFLEDPLDLEESARIEYDEDTNSTLIINDFPTMDVNNNQFDSYITIPIPIGIILGKDYIVTVCSQSNSPLENTIKKNVNTSMKNRFALEVLLSISTQYIDKLKLLNKQRLKIESHLRDSLTNKQLYDLMDIEKSLVYFLISLKANSDVITKLFRTHSIKLYEDDIDLLEDVRIEINQGIETTELYTRILDSITGSFSSLISNELNNTMKTLTIFTIFLTLPTLVFSFFGMNVTLPMGDKNPLAWIITLIIALILVIWIRLTLRRKKIF; encoded by the coding sequence ATGTTGACCGCCTATAGAACCTCTCGTGATGGAACTCTGGGAATAAGACCAAGCTTCGAAAAAAACAGCTGGATAAATATGACCGCACCTTCAAAGGAAGAAATTAATGAGGTATCCCTATTTTATAATATCCCCATTGAATTCTTAGAAGATCCGTTAGATTTAGAAGAAAGTGCCCGGATTGAATATGATGAAGATACGAATTCCACATTAATTATTAATGATTTTCCGACTATGGATGTTAACAACAATCAGTTTGATTCGTACATTACCATTCCCATTCCCATTGGCATTATCTTAGGCAAGGATTACATTGTTACGGTTTGCAGTCAATCGAATAGCCCTTTGGAGAATACAATTAAGAAGAATGTGAATACCTCGATGAAAAATCGTTTTGCATTAGAGGTGTTATTGTCAATCTCAACCCAGTATATCGATAAATTAAAGCTGCTTAACAAGCAACGTCTAAAAATAGAGAGTCATTTGCGTGATTCATTAACGAACAAGCAGCTCTATGACCTAATGGATATTGAAAAAAGTTTAGTTTATTTTCTCATTTCATTAAAGGCCAACTCGGATGTTATAACCAAACTATTTCGTACCCATTCCATAAAATTATATGAAGATGACATAGATCTTCTGGAAGATGTAAGAATTGAAATTAATCAAGGGATCGAGACAACAGAATTATATACAAGAATTTTGGATAGTATAACCGGGTCGTTTTCTTCGTTAATATCTAACGAATTGAATAATACAATGAAGACTCTTACGATCTTTACGATTTTTTTAACGCTGCCTACGCTTGTGTTTAGCTTCTTTGGTATGAATGTTACCTTACCCATGGGTGATAAGAATCCCCTCGCTTGGATCATCACATTGATCATAGCCTTGATTCTTGTGATTTGGATCCGATTGACCTTACGGAGAAAGAAGATTTTTTAA
- a CDS encoding heavy metal translocating P-type ATPase, with amino-acid sequence MILGQIGQAKDTVKRELLLEGLDCANCALKIENGVKKIQGVSDCSVNFVNKTLSFEANKDQDEEIVTAATKLVNKLEPHIEVSVKKKGGIGQLHAKEGNDHKHSNGSEGHKDHEGHSHDVGKDKIRIMLIRLALGAVIGAVGLVGSFASWVELSIFLAAYLLIGGDIVLQAVKNILRGQVFDEYFLMSVATIGAFAIQEYPEGVAVMLFYQVGELFQSIAINRSRKSISALLDIRPDYANLKTGNDTKRVSPEEVNIGDHIIVKPGEKVPLDGIVIEGSSAVDTSALTGESMPREVEVKSEVLGGFINKNGVLTIEVTKPFGESTVSKILELVENASSKKAPTEKFISKFARFYTPVVVIIALLLAVLPPLILSGATFSDWIYRALVFLVISCPCALVVSIPLGFFGGIGAASKTGILIKGSNYLEALNDVKYVVFDKTGTLTKGAFKVTSINPAAEYSEDELLEYAAFAELHSTHPIAESIRVAYGKEISEDQLEGYNEISGHGIEVKVQGKEVLAGNVKLMNKYEISFETPNEAGTVIHVAIEKKYAGYIVISDEIKDDSAKAVRSLKELGIKKIVMLTGDAKVVGDSVGKQLGIDEVYAELLPQHKVEEIEKLMQSKSAKEKIIFVGDGINDTPVLARADVGIAMGGLGSDAAIEAADIVIMTDEPSKISSAIRIAKRTRRIVWQNIIFALGVKAAFLILGAFGFATMWEAVFSDVGVTMIAVLNAMRVLKVNQS; translated from the coding sequence ATGATATTGGGACAAATAGGTCAAGCTAAAGATACCGTGAAGCGTGAATTACTATTAGAAGGACTAGACTGTGCGAACTGTGCATTAAAAATTGAGAATGGCGTAAAAAAGATCCAAGGAGTCTCAGACTGCTCTGTAAATTTCGTGAATAAAACCTTATCTTTTGAGGCAAACAAAGATCAGGATGAGGAAATTGTAACTGCGGCAACTAAGCTGGTTAATAAGCTTGAACCGCATATTGAAGTTAGTGTCAAGAAGAAAGGAGGAATTGGCCAATTGCATGCAAAAGAAGGGAATGACCATAAACATTCGAATGGTAGTGAGGGGCACAAGGATCATGAGGGACATTCACATGATGTCGGTAAAGACAAAATCAGAATAATGTTAATTCGTTTAGCCCTAGGTGCAGTCATAGGTGCAGTCGGATTAGTAGGCTCTTTTGCAAGTTGGGTAGAACTTTCAATTTTCTTAGCCGCTTATCTCCTGATCGGGGGAGATATTGTCCTTCAAGCCGTGAAAAACATTCTTCGTGGTCAAGTGTTTGATGAATACTTCCTGATGTCTGTAGCTACAATCGGTGCATTCGCCATCCAGGAGTATCCTGAAGGTGTAGCAGTAATGCTCTTTTACCAAGTGGGTGAACTGTTTCAAAGTATTGCTATTAATCGCTCACGTAAATCCATCAGTGCATTGTTGGATATCAGGCCGGATTATGCAAATCTGAAAACCGGGAATGATACGAAACGAGTGTCACCGGAAGAGGTTAACATTGGAGACCATATTATTGTAAAACCCGGTGAAAAGGTTCCATTAGATGGAATCGTTATCGAAGGAAGCTCTGCTGTAGACACCTCTGCGCTGACCGGTGAATCGATGCCGCGGGAAGTTGAAGTCAAGAGTGAAGTCTTGGGCGGTTTTATTAATAAAAATGGTGTTTTAACGATAGAAGTAACTAAGCCGTTTGGAGAATCGACGGTATCCAAAATATTGGAGCTTGTTGAAAATGCAAGCAGCAAGAAAGCACCGACTGAGAAATTCATTTCTAAATTTGCCCGTTTCTACACACCGGTTGTTGTAATCATCGCTTTACTTCTGGCTGTCCTACCTCCTCTGATTTTAAGTGGGGCTACTTTTTCAGATTGGATCTACCGGGCGCTTGTCTTCCTGGTCATATCTTGTCCTTGTGCACTTGTGGTTTCTATTCCCCTGGGCTTTTTTGGAGGGATCGGAGCTGCATCGAAGACTGGGATTCTTATCAAAGGCAGCAATTACCTTGAAGCTTTAAATGATGTAAAGTATGTGGTCTTTGACAAGACAGGGACGCTCACTAAGGGAGCCTTTAAAGTTACTAGTATTAACCCAGCTGCAGAATATTCTGAAGATGAGCTCCTAGAATATGCGGCTTTTGCTGAATTGCATTCAACCCATCCGATTGCTGAATCGATAAGAGTTGCCTATGGTAAGGAAATAAGTGAAGATCAGCTGGAAGGGTATAATGAAATATCAGGACATGGGATAGAAGTAAAGGTTCAAGGGAAAGAGGTCTTAGCCGGGAACGTTAAGTTAATGAACAAGTACGAAATATCCTTTGAGACGCCTAATGAAGCAGGAACGGTTATTCATGTTGCAATAGAAAAGAAATATGCAGGTTACATCGTTATTTCAGATGAAATAAAAGATGATTCCGCAAAAGCGGTACGTTCATTGAAAGAATTAGGTATAAAGAAAATCGTGATGTTAACTGGGGACGCCAAGGTTGTTGGTGATTCCGTGGGAAAGCAATTAGGCATAGATGAAGTGTATGCAGAGTTACTTCCACAGCACAAAGTGGAAGAGATTGAGAAGTTAATGCAGAGTAAATCGGCCAAAGAAAAAATTATTTTTGTCGGTGACGGTATTAATGATACCCCAGTGTTGGCCCGGGCTGATGTAGGAATTGCCATGGGTGGATTAGGGTCAGATGCAGCTATTGAGGCAGCTGATATTGTGATTATGACGGATGAACCTTCGAAAATTTCGTCAGCTATTAGAATTGCAAAAAGGACTAGACGAATTGTGTGGCAGAATATTATCTTCGCACTGGGAGTAAAAGCAGCATTTTTAATTTTAGGTGCCTTTGGCTTTGCTACTATGTGGGAAGCTGTGTTTTCAGATGTAGGCGTGACAATGATCGCAGTTCTGAACGCTATGCGAGTATTAAAAGTGAACCAATCCTAG